In one window of Mesorhizobium sp. B2-1-1 DNA:
- a CDS encoding Lrp/AsnC family transcriptional regulator → MLSDADQALLALLRENARASTAALARRLGVSRTTVQSRIERLEQRGIIAGYGVKLAPDYEQGLVRAHVLLTVTPKLADKVVRSLRALAPVRTLHSVSGNFDMIVIADAPSIKDLDTLLDQIGALEGVERTSSSIILSTRIDR, encoded by the coding sequence ATGCTCAGTGATGCCGACCAGGCCCTGCTTGCCCTGTTGCGCGAGAACGCCCGCGCCTCGACCGCCGCTCTGGCGCGCCGGCTCGGCGTGTCGCGCACCACGGTGCAGAGCCGCATCGAACGGCTGGAGCAGCGCGGCATCATCGCCGGCTACGGCGTCAAGCTTGCGCCCGATTATGAACAGGGACTGGTGCGGGCGCATGTGCTGCTCACCGTGACGCCCAAGCTCGCCGACAAGGTGGTGCGCAGCCTGCGCGCCCTGGCGCCGGTCAGGACGCTGCATTCGGTGAGCGGCAATTTCGACATGATCGTCATCGCCGACGCGCCGTCGATCAAGGACCTGGACACGTTGCTCGACCAGATCGGCGCCCTCGAAGGGGTCGAACGGACGTCGTCGTCGATCATCCTGTCGACGCGGATCGATCGCTAG
- a CDS encoding amidohydrolase/deacetylase family metallohydrolase, whose translation MQFDLLFKGGRLIDPAAGLDAPRDLAIANGRVAAIDADIPADRAASVIDAKGCIVAPGLVDLHSHVYWGGTSLGVDADRLAAKSGTTTFIDAGSAGAGNFLGFRRHVMERSKVRILAYVNISFAGIFGFSQTVSVGECSDLRLCEPREVVAAVREHADVVVGVKVRSGKHAGGTSGIAPVDLALEAADKSALPLMAHIDEPPPGRSEVLPRLRRGDILTHCFRPFPNAPVFASGAVRPDMRLARERGVIFDLGHGMGSFDFEVARAMLAEGLAPDVISSDVHLYCVDGPAFDILVCMSKLLALGMPLVEVLRAATQAPAQAIARPDLGTLKVGTAGDVALLRQHSGRFTFIDAVGASLVADQRLVCEGIAIGGAWWPNETMNDVGDTERFEAHVGHTHVEVAARHFGHRHD comes from the coding sequence ATGCAATTTGATCTTCTGTTCAAGGGCGGGCGGCTGATCGATCCGGCGGCCGGGCTCGACGCGCCGCGCGATCTTGCCATCGCCAATGGCCGCGTCGCCGCCATCGACGCCGACATTCCCGCCGACCGCGCGGCCAGCGTCATTGATGCCAAGGGCTGCATCGTGGCGCCCGGCCTCGTCGACCTGCACAGCCACGTCTATTGGGGCGGCACCTCGCTCGGCGTCGATGCCGACCGGCTGGCGGCCAAGAGCGGCACCACCACCTTCATTGATGCCGGCAGTGCCGGCGCCGGCAATTTCCTCGGCTTCCGCCGCCATGTCATGGAGCGCTCGAAGGTGCGCATCCTGGCTTATGTCAACATCTCCTTCGCCGGCATTTTCGGCTTCTCGCAGACCGTCTCGGTCGGCGAGTGCAGCGATCTCAGGCTCTGCGAACCGCGCGAAGTGGTGGCGGCGGTGCGCGAGCACGCGGACGTCGTCGTCGGCGTCAAGGTCCGCTCCGGCAAGCATGCCGGCGGCACCAGCGGCATCGCGCCGGTCGATCTGGCGCTGGAGGCGGCCGACAAATCCGCTCTGCCGCTGATGGCGCACATAGACGAACCGCCGCCCGGGCGCTCGGAAGTGCTGCCGCGCCTGCGCAGGGGCGACATTCTCACCCACTGCTTCCGACCGTTTCCGAACGCGCCGGTCTTCGCCTCCGGCGCCGTGCGGCCCGACATGCGGCTGGCGCGCGAGCGTGGCGTCATCTTCGATCTCGGCCACGGCATGGGCTCGTTCGACTTCGAGGTCGCTCGCGCCATGCTGGCCGAAGGGCTGGCGCCCGACGTCATCTCGAGCGACGTGCATCTCTACTGCGTCGACGGTCCGGCCTTCGACATACTGGTGTGCATGTCGAAGCTGCTGGCGCTCGGCATGCCGCTGGTCGAGGTGTTGCGCGCCGCCACCCAAGCGCCGGCGCAGGCGATCGCGCGGCCTGATCTGGGCACGCTCAAGGTCGGAACCGCCGGCGACGTCGCGCTGCTGCGGCAGCATTCCGGCCGCTTCACCTTCATCGACGCGGTCGGCGCCTCGCTGGTCGCCGACCAGCGGCTGGTCTGCGAAGGCATCGCCATCGGCGGCGCCTGGTGGCCGAACGAGACGATGAACGATGTCGGCGACACCGAGCGTTTCGAGGCGCATGTGGGGCATACGCATGTCGAGGTCGCGGCCAGGCATTTTGGGCACCGGCATGATTGA
- a CDS encoding RidA family protein, translating into MPKQCFGTSHVPLSPAVRAGDFVYISGQVPVGGDGIVVRGGISEQTEQVLSNVKAALALAGCTMDDVVKTTVWLEDARDFGAFNAVYARHFPKNPPARTTVESRLMIDIKIEVEAVAYRPL; encoded by the coding sequence TTGCCCAAGCAATGTTTTGGAACGTCGCATGTCCCGCTGTCACCCGCGGTGCGGGCCGGCGACTTCGTCTATATCTCGGGCCAGGTGCCGGTCGGCGGCGACGGCATCGTGGTCAGGGGCGGCATATCCGAACAGACGGAGCAGGTGCTTTCCAACGTCAAGGCGGCGCTGGCGCTGGCCGGCTGCACCATGGACGATGTGGTCAAGACCACCGTCTGGCTGGAGGACGCGCGCGACTTCGGCGCCTTCAACGCCGTCTATGCGAGGCATTTCCCGAAGAACCCGCCGGCCCGCACCACGGTCGAATCGCGGCTGATGATCGACATCAAGATCGAAGTGGAAGCCGTCGCTTACCGGCCGCTCTGA
- a CDS encoding RidA family protein — translation MRKLISTGSPFEKTAGYSRAVVQGDWCFVSGTTGYDYASMTMPETVEAQTRNCLATIASALRDGGFDMEDVVRAHYYITDQAFVDVVFPILGEAFGEIRPAATMIVCQLNRPEMKIEIEVTALRRTD, via the coding sequence ATGCGAAAGCTGATCTCCACCGGTTCGCCCTTCGAGAAGACCGCCGGCTATTCGCGCGCCGTGGTGCAGGGCGACTGGTGTTTCGTGTCCGGAACGACCGGCTATGACTATGCCTCGATGACGATGCCGGAAACGGTCGAGGCGCAGACGCGCAATTGCCTGGCAACCATCGCCAGTGCCTTGCGGGACGGCGGCTTCGACATGGAAGATGTGGTGCGCGCGCATTACTATATCACCGACCAGGCCTTCGTCGACGTGGTGTTCCCCATTCTCGGCGAAGCGTTCGGCGAGATCAGGCCGGCGGCAACGATGATCGTGTGCCAGCTCAACAGACCGGAGATGAAGATCGAAATCGAGGTGACGGCGCTTCGGCGCACAGACTGA
- a CDS encoding VOC family protein: MAVRRIVANIETKDAASARRFYHDVLGLDMLMDQGWIVTYGSEERMQVQVSFMAQGGSGTPVPDLSIEVDDVDAALDAMKAAGFAIEYGPADEPWGVRRFYVRDPFNRLVNILSHR, translated from the coding sequence ATGGCAGTGCGGCGTATCGTAGCCAATATCGAAACAAAGGACGCGGCATCGGCGAGGCGCTTCTACCATGACGTGCTCGGCCTCGATATGCTCATGGATCAAGGCTGGATCGTCACCTACGGGTCCGAGGAAAGGATGCAGGTACAGGTCAGCTTCATGGCGCAAGGCGGGTCGGGCACGCCGGTGCCGGACCTGTCGATCGAGGTCGACGACGTTGATGCCGCACTCGACGCCATGAAGGCAGCCGGCTTCGCCATCGAATACGGGCCGGCCGACGAGCCCTGGGGCGTGCGGCGCTTCTATGTGCGCGACCCTTTCAACCGGCTGGTCAACATTCTCTCGCATCGGTGA
- a CDS encoding saccharopine dehydrogenase family protein: protein MKKIVVVGAGKIGSTIAEMLFSTGDYHVTLVDRSAAQLAAAELPDGVETLELDIAAAGTLEAALAGKFAVLSAAPFHLTTRIAEAAASADVHYLDLTEDVVSTRRVKELARSANNAFIPQCGLAPGFISIVANDLASRFDTLESVRMRVGALPQYPSNALNYNLTWSTDGVINEYCEPCEAIVEGELVEVPPLEEREEFSLDGVTYEAFNTSGGLGTLAETLKGKVRTLNYRTIRYPGHAAIMKALLNDLGLRHRREVLKDIFESALPATLQDVVIVFVTVSGRKNGRLLQETYANKIYSKRVGQTVRSAIQITTASGICAVLDMLADGTLPATGFVKQEDIALDAFLANRFGRAYAQHEMVSRLAS from the coding sequence ATGAAGAAAATTGTTGTCGTTGGCGCCGGCAAGATCGGCTCGACCATTGCCGAGATGCTGTTTTCAACCGGGGACTATCACGTCACTCTCGTTGACCGCTCGGCCGCGCAGCTTGCCGCGGCCGAACTGCCTGACGGGGTCGAGACGCTGGAACTCGACATCGCGGCCGCGGGCACGCTGGAAGCTGCGCTCGCCGGAAAATTCGCGGTGCTCAGCGCCGCTCCCTTCCATCTGACCACGCGCATCGCCGAAGCCGCCGCAAGCGCCGACGTGCATTATCTCGACCTCACCGAGGACGTCGTCTCGACCCGGCGCGTGAAGGAACTGGCGCGTTCGGCCAACAACGCCTTCATCCCGCAATGCGGGCTGGCGCCGGGCTTCATCTCGATCGTCGCCAACGACCTCGCCAGCCGTTTCGATACGCTGGAGAGCGTGCGCATGCGGGTCGGCGCGCTGCCGCAATATCCTTCGAACGCGCTGAACTACAATCTGACCTGGAGCACCGACGGCGTCATCAACGAATATTGCGAGCCCTGCGAGGCGATCGTCGAGGGCGAGCTGGTCGAGGTGCCGCCGCTGGAGGAGCGTGAGGAATTCTCGCTCGACGGGGTGACCTACGAGGCCTTCAACACCTCCGGCGGGCTCGGCACGCTGGCCGAGACGCTGAAGGGCAAGGTGCGCACGCTCAACTATCGCACCATCCGCTATCCCGGCCACGCCGCCATCATGAAGGCGCTGCTCAACGACCTCGGCCTGCGCCACCGCCGCGAGGTGCTGAAGGACATTTTCGAAAGCGCGCTGCCAGCGACGCTGCAGGACGTGGTCATCGTCTTCGTCACCGTCTCGGGGCGCAAGAACGGCCGCCTGCTGCAGGAGACCTACGCCAACAAGATCTATTCGAAGCGGGTCGGCCAGACGGTGCGCAGCGCCATCCAGATCACCACGGCATCGGGAATCTGCGCCGTGCTCGACATGCTGGCCGACGGCACCTTGCCGGCGACTGGCTTCGTCAAGCAGGAGGACATCGCGCTCGACGCCTTCCTCGCCAACCGCTTCGGCCGGGCCTACGCCCAGCACGAGATGGTCAGCCGGCTGGCGAGCTGA